A genomic segment from Triticum dicoccoides isolate Atlit2015 ecotype Zavitan chromosome 1A, WEW_v2.0, whole genome shotgun sequence encodes:
- the LOC119349528 gene encoding two-component response regulator ORR42-like yields MASSLRALLVEDTAVQRMVVSAMLRNQFHCEMTLAKNGKEAVDMFLEGNTFDIVFCDRDMPIMTGPEAVVKIRAMGATDVKIVGLSDDDNAMEAFISAGADDFVPKPVRPETLGPMIQEVINKKLEQLATLA; encoded by the exons ATGGCGTCCTCCCTCAGGGCATTGCttgttgaggatacggcagttcAACGCATGGTTGTCTCCGCCATGCTGCGCAATCAGTTTCACTGCGAGATGACTCTGGCGAAGAATGGGAAAGAAGCTGTTGACATGTTCCTCGAGGGCAACACGTTTGATATAGTTTTTTGTGATAGGGACATGCCCATAATGACCGGCCCGGAG GCAGTTGTGAAGATCCGTGCTATGGGAGCCACTGATGTGAAGATCGTGGGGCTGTCTGATGATGATAATGCCATGGAGGCGTTCATCAGCGCCGGCGCCGATGATTTCGTGCCCAAACCAGTGAGGCCTGAGACTCTGGGGCCTATGATTCAGGAGGTCATCAATAAGAAGCTAGAACAGTTAGCGACGCTTGCTTGA